A window of Rubricoccus marinus contains these coding sequences:
- a CDS encoding YceD family protein produces the protein MRDSTCSLIPMLRVDLAPFDDGLHEMELDPTAADLDLDPEVFKDIVVALRLDMHDRRVRAAYVTRAVATLECDRTLNMYPQPVEGTHEVLFTTSPIAEDADDVYPFPEQDQVIDLTQPVRDTILLSLPLRRVSPEAEAQEIQTRFGESEEDATDTRWEALRRLLPPDEGDDS, from the coding sequence GTGCGGGACTCGACCTGCTCCTTGATTCCGATGCTCCGGGTAGACCTCGCCCCCTTCGATGACGGGCTCCATGAGATGGAGCTCGATCCGACCGCCGCCGATCTGGACCTCGACCCCGAGGTGTTCAAAGATATCGTCGTCGCGCTCCGTCTCGACATGCACGACCGGCGCGTTCGCGCGGCGTACGTGACGCGTGCCGTCGCGACGCTCGAATGTGACCGCACGCTGAACATGTATCCGCAACCGGTCGAGGGCACGCACGAAGTGCTCTTTACCACGTCCCCCATCGCGGAGGACGCGGACGACGTGTACCCGTTTCCTGAACAGGACCAGGTGATTGACCTCACCCAGCCCGTTCGGGATACCATCCTTCTCTCGCTCCCGCTCCGCCGCGTCTCGCCAGAGGCCGAGGCGCAGGAGATCCAGACCCGCTTCGGCGAGTCGGAAGAGGACGCGACCGATACTCGCTGGGAGGCGCTCCGCCGCCTCCTGCCGCCCGACGAGGGCGACGACTCCTGA